In Candidatus Dependentiae bacterium, one DNA window encodes the following:
- a CDS encoding DNA translocase FtsK gives MFGFGKNSPKIKLYKPGLNWGKYKYEALAFSVFCFSVITFLSIFSFNSNDQSWFYVSIENQEIKNILSSFGANYSALLFYLFGSAAYIFAFGLSFYSYLIFKYKKISKTIYRAVAFFLFNISISSILYSFNFDFTNSYPGGLFGISIFKLMALYMGFFGATAFNFFLLILFFIPVANISFKYLFKLFFNLIINIVGFVVAKVVGTIKFIFLYIYSVVLSSLNFVWQITKDYFCTVFRKDYSDISEDFFIEQPVFVENNINKENFDPAQMNEQEACLSPMVQDQDSKDIKIQVDKLINYKLPDTNIFQSVSNSDEKLKKQLEQEGVVKAQLLEEKLKYFGIKGTVTAIHPGPVITLFEYKPEIDSKISKIISLEDDLALALMALSIRIVAPIPGKSVVGFEISNKTRQNVLLAELLNSKEFKNFSGKLPIVFGVDIVGNSVIQDLSGMPHLLVAGSTGSGKSVGLNTMLVSLLCQFKPDQLKLILIDPKRLEFAPYKDIPHLLFPIITNPRQASPVLKWLVQEMEMRYDKMSHFGVRNIFEYQDLAKNDNSIEQMPFIVLMIDELADLMMVAGKDIEIHIARIAQMARAAGIHMVIATQRPSVDVITGLIKVNFPSRIAFRVSSKIDSRTIVDCSGAEKLLGRGDMLYMNSASSDLQRIHGAYVGVKEIEKLTAHLRAQAEPEYLDLNETLREMSKSEVENIEDELYPDVLEFIKKIEEISISGLQRRYRIGFNRSARIIEKLEFDGLLAPAQGSKPRKILKDNL, from the coding sequence ATGTTTGGATTTGGTAAAAATAGCCCAAAAATAAAATTGTATAAACCGGGGTTAAATTGGGGAAAATACAAATATGAAGCGTTGGCTTTTTCAGTATTTTGTTTTTCCGTAATTACATTTTTATCCATTTTTTCTTTTAATTCAAATGATCAATCATGGTTTTATGTATCAATAGAAAATCAAGAAATAAAAAATATATTGAGCTCTTTTGGTGCAAATTATTCCGCATTACTTTTTTATCTTTTTGGTTCAGCCGCATATATTTTTGCATTTGGCTTATCTTTTTATTCATATTTAATTTTTAAATATAAAAAAATATCAAAAACCATTTATCGAGCCGTTGCTTTTTTTCTTTTTAATATATCAATTTCTTCAATTTTATATTCTTTTAATTTTGATTTTACAAACAGTTATCCCGGCGGACTTTTTGGCATAAGCATATTTAAGCTTATGGCTTTATATATGGGGTTTTTTGGAGCTACTGCATTTAACTTTTTTTTATTAATACTTTTTTTTATACCCGTTGCAAACATATCGTTTAAATATCTATTTAAACTGTTTTTTAATTTAATTATAAATATTGTAGGTTTTGTTGTTGCAAAAGTTGTAGGTACTATAAAATTTATATTTTTATATATTTATTCAGTTGTTTTAAGTTCTTTGAATTTTGTGTGGCAAATTACAAAAGATTATTTTTGTACCGTATTTAGAAAAGATTATTCAGATATATCTGAAGATTTTTTTATAGAGCAACCGGTTTTTGTTGAAAATAATATTAATAAAGAAAACTTTGACCCGGCTCAAATGAATGAACAGGAAGCTTGCTTAAGCCCGATGGTGCAAGATCAAGATTCTAAAGATATTAAAATACAAGTTGATAAATTAATAAATTATAAATTACCTGACACAAATATTTTTCAATCGGTATCCAATAGCGATGAAAAATTAAAAAAACAACTTGAGCAAGAGGGTGTTGTAAAAGCACAATTGCTTGAAGAAAAATTAAAATATTTTGGAATTAAGGGCACTGTTACGGCTATTCATCCCGGGCCTGTAATAACTCTTTTTGAATATAAACCGGAAATTGACAGTAAAATTAGCAAAATAATATCACTTGAAGATGATCTTGCTCTGGCTTTAATGGCATTAAGCATTCGAATTGTTGCTCCAATTCCGGGAAAAAGCGTCGTCGGTTTTGAAATTTCAAATAAAACAAGACAAAATGTTTTATTGGCGGAACTTTTAAACAGCAAAGAGTTTAAAAATTTTTCAGGCAAATTGCCAATTGTGTTTGGTGTAGATATTGTCGGAAATTCTGTAATTCAAGATCTTTCAGGTATGCCGCATTTACTTGTTGCAGGATCTACAGGCTCCGGTAAATCTGTAGGACTTAACACAATGCTTGTGAGTTTGTTGTGCCAATTTAAACCTGATCAATTAAAATTGATTTTAATCGATCCTAAAAGATTGGAGTTTGCACCTTATAAAGATATTCCACATTTACTGTTTCCTATAATTACCAATCCAAGACAAGCCAGTCCGGTTTTAAAATGGCTTGTACAAGAGATGGAAATGCGATATGACAAAATGTCTCATTTTGGTGTAAGAAATATTTTTGAATATCAAGATTTGGCAAAAAATGATAATTCGATTGAACAAATGCCGTTTATAGTTTTGATGATTGATGAGCTTGCAGATCTTATGATGGTTGCCGGAAAAGATATAGAAATTCATATTGCACGAATAGCACAAATGGCAAGAGCTGCCGGAATTCATATGGTGATTGCAACTCAACGACCTTCGGTTGATGTTATAACCGGTCTTATAAAAGTAAATTTTCCATCAAGAATTGCATTTAGAGTTTCATCAAAAATAGATTCTCGAACAATTGTTGATTGTTCGGGTGCGGAAAAACTTTTGGGCCGTGGAGATATGCTTTATATGAATTCGGCTTCTTCCGATTTACAAAGAATACATGGTGCATATGTTGGCGTAAAAGAGATTGAAAAATTAACAGCACATCTAAGAGCTCAGGCCGAGCCTGAATATTTGGATCTTAATGAAACTTTACGTGAAATGAGTAAAAGTGAAGTTGAAAATATTGAAGATGAGTTGTATCCGGATGTTTTGGAATTTATCAAAAAGATTGAAGAAATTTCTATTTCCGGATTGCAAAGAAGATACAGAATTGGATTTAATAGATCGGCAAGAATTATAGAAAAGCTTGAATTTGATGGACTTTTGGCTCCGGCTCAAGGTAGTAAGCCTAGAAAAATTTTGAAAGATAATTTGTAA